One segment of Streptomyces sp. NA02950 DNA contains the following:
- a CDS encoding PP2C family serine/threonine-protein phosphatase yields MSQMPQLPQLSACPTCEEPPQSGDHYCDNCGADLTAAAPPGVAPAGGASVGGGVPEPEDYPPAAPAPAPPAADPRAAAALGAPGASGAAARTSGGGADPRVNGGAGRPRCVACQEGTIDQDGYCEHCGHAQVRERDHMERELEGVAAASDRGLRHHRNEDAFSVSAAPLPDGSPAVVAVVCDGVSSATRPDDASAAAAHAAEASLRAALPRGAHPRQAMSEAIVAAAEAVNSLALEPGSAAHEEQQQRHQNAPACTIVSAVVTPGILTVGWIGDSRAYWVPDDRTAPAARLTEDDSWAAQMVAAGLMSEAEAYADERAHAITGWLGADAYELEPHTASFKPDRPGVVVVCTDGLWNYAESAEEMALAVPPDARSRPLHSAQVLVGHALDGGGHDNVTVAVVPFPAPPGRAGSA; encoded by the coding sequence ATGTCGCAGATGCCGCAGCTGCCCCAGCTGTCAGCCTGCCCGACCTGTGAAGAGCCGCCGCAGTCGGGGGACCACTACTGCGATAACTGCGGCGCCGATCTGACGGCGGCCGCGCCGCCGGGTGTGGCGCCCGCGGGCGGTGCGTCCGTGGGCGGCGGGGTGCCGGAGCCGGAGGACTATCCGCCGGCCGCCCCGGCCCCGGCTCCCCCGGCGGCCGATCCGCGTGCCGCGGCGGCGCTCGGCGCTCCGGGCGCGTCCGGGGCGGCGGCACGGACCAGCGGCGGCGGAGCGGACCCCCGGGTGAACGGCGGCGCGGGCCGCCCCCGGTGTGTCGCGTGTCAGGAGGGCACCATCGACCAGGACGGCTACTGCGAGCACTGCGGCCATGCCCAGGTGCGCGAGCGCGACCACATGGAGCGCGAGTTGGAGGGGGTGGCGGCGGCCAGCGACCGGGGCCTGCGCCACCACCGCAACGAGGACGCGTTCTCGGTGTCCGCCGCCCCGCTGCCCGACGGCTCCCCGGCCGTGGTGGCGGTCGTCTGCGACGGCGTCTCCTCGGCCACCCGCCCCGACGACGCCTCGGCCGCCGCCGCCCACGCCGCGGAGGCGTCGCTGCGGGCCGCGCTCCCCCGCGGCGCCCACCCACGGCAGGCCATGAGCGAGGCGATCGTGGCCGCCGCCGAGGCGGTCAACTCACTGGCGCTGGAGCCCGGGTCCGCCGCGCACGAGGAGCAGCAGCAGCGCCATCAGAACGCCCCGGCGTGCACCATCGTCAGCGCGGTGGTCACCCCCGGCATCCTCACCGTGGGCTGGATCGGGGACAGCCGCGCCTACTGGGTGCCGGACGACCGTACGGCCCCGGCCGCCCGCCTCACCGAGGACGACTCCTGGGCGGCGCAGATGGTGGCCGCCGGGCTGATGTCGGAGGCCGAGGCCTACGCGGACGAGCGGGCCCACGCCATCACCGGCTGGCTCGGCGCGGACGCCTATGAACTGGAGCCGCACACCGCGTCGTTCAAGCCGGACCGCCCGGGTGTGGTGGTGGTGTGCACCGACGGGCTGTGGAACTACGCCGAGTCCGCGGAGGAGATGGCACTCGCGGTGCCGCCGGACGCCCGGTCCCGGCCGCTGCACAGCGCCCAGGTCCTGGTGGGTCACGCGCTCGACGGCGGGGGCCACGACAACGTAACAGTGGCGGTGGTGCCGTTCCCCGCTCCGCCGGGGAGGGCAGGATCCGCCTGA